In the Paramisgurnus dabryanus chromosome 5, PD_genome_1.1, whole genome shotgun sequence genome, one interval contains:
- the LOC135748619 gene encoding uncharacterized protein, with product MEDGRPLPPEGGVNPKLSVIAIKSECNTEVTAIRKELGHPEISTQTRVRKNDLCDVPCKVPRFQYVDFPSLHQCIQQLSVPPMNGWLGSCSLAKSPNHRPTSPREKVPKFKYVDYPSLHHCIQQLSVPPLESWNVGLVKRNAEGRHEGFGIQKMPTHPGTVRNNQRAKKNKAEDQYKEVTACSFPNLELDKLRNTHTNSGMCKEEKPVGGPQQGFTSDEKRLPERVEKDKPCLRFSARKPDVDLGSDCASRLESGFGSQTDTRVIRNCRPSVISMVHTDKQKQWIKTDHIEEHWNPSDPEWVPWNFLQEPVCPFCQQMFTNPEQFRAHQWSHRDKRPN from the exons ATGGAGGACGGTAGGCCCCTACCTCCAGAAGGGGGTGTCAATCCCAAACTCTCCGTCATAGCCATCAAATCAGAGTGTAACACGGAGGTTACAGCTATCAGGAAAGAGCTAGGTCACCCGGAGATATCAACGCAAACGCGTGTGAGAAAAAACGATCTATGTGATGTGCCTTGCAAGGTGCCTCGTTTCCAATATGTGGATTTCCCTTCTTTGCACCAGTGCATCCAACAGCTTTCTGTGCCTCCCATGAATGGTTGGCTGGGATCCTGTTCTCTTGCAAAGTCACCAAACCATAGACCTACCAGTCCTAGAGAAAAGGTGCCCAAGTTTAAGTATGTGGACTATCCCTCTCTCCACCACTGCATTCAGCAGCTGTCTGTGCCTCCGTTAGAAAGCTGGAATGTGGGGCTGGTCAAGCGTAATGCAGAGGGAAGACACGAGGGCTTTGGGATACAGAAGATGCCCACTCACCCTGGAACTGTGAGAAACAACCAAAGGGCTAAGAAGAACAAGGCAGAAGATCAGTACAAGGAAGTTACAGCATGCTCTTTTCCAAACTTAGAACTTGACAAActgagaaacacacacacaaactcagGCATGTGTAAGGAAGAGAAGCCTGTTGGAGGTCCTCAGCAAGGCTTCACCTCAGATGAAAAGAGACTGCCAGAGAGAGTAGAGAAAGATAAACCATGCTTAAGGTTTTCTGCTAGAAAACCAGATGTTGATTTGGGATCAGACTGTGCTTCCAGGTTAGAATCTGGTTTTGGATCGCAGACAGACACAAGGGTGATAAGAAATTGCAGACCTTCGGTTATTAGCATGGTGCACACAGATAAACAAAAGCAATGGATAAAGACAGATCACATAGAAGAACATTGGAATCCTTCAGATCCTGAATGGGTGCCATGGAATTTTCTCCAAGAGCCAGTTTGCCCATTCTGCCAACAGATGTTCACAAATCCGGAGCAGTTTAGGGCTCACCAGTGGAGCCATAGAGATAAG AGACCAAACTGA
- the LOC135748534 gene encoding uncharacterized protein, whose translation MEVHCNPGMIAEVSFQDELTSTLQNALGVAVEIAVVEISKLLDRALRDVQDKVQEALQDNDALRFRLQTAETQLSTMRARLDQQPQGLEDFPVGSISQALKNSIRSRVQRGHRQFKPLNVVHSIPIHETQLTVDSEHHNDVSKETNANSFATESPRETSHGDVGAQTVNPNTKEESTQNSLEETNDIKNDRHMSKNEQACDGTVPGVLSDESSLEVVVKVEKDEDYDDPIPVSLTGEEEPNSESFSLAQSRLLEDWRPQPFHSENYQSDQPCQSNFPLDQDFLSSSTSAQHVHFPNLHKNPERRPYNSGRNTHHCSLCGRGFNRKHHLKIHQRIHTGERPYACSVCSARFRHALTLTRHFRLHTGEMPYACEQCGKTFRNGGGLRFHQCSNPSAD comes from the exons ATGGAGGTACATTGCAACCCTGGTATGATTGCCGAGGTGTCGTTTCAAGATGAATTGACATCAACCCTTCAAAACGCGCTCGGTGTGGCTGTGGAGATCGCCGTTGTCGAAATCTCCAAACTGCTCGACAGGGCGCTCAGAGACGTTCAGGACAAGGTTCAAGAGGCTCTACAGGACAACGATGCCCTCAGGTTTAGGCTGCAAACAGCTGAGACCCAGCTGTCTACTATGCGTGCTCGCCTAGATCAACAGCCACAAGGGCTTGAAGATTTTCCCGTCGGTAGTATTAGTCAGGCGCTGAAAAACTCAATAAGGTCTCGGGTTCAGCGGGGGCATCGACAGTTTAAACCCCTTAATGTCGTGCATTCCATTCCCATACATGAAACTCAGCTTACTGTGGACTCTGAACATCATAACGATGTATCCAAGGAAACTAATGCGAATTCATTCGCGACAGAATCACCCCGTGAGACCTCACATGGAGATGTGGGTGCCCAGACGGTAAACCCAAATACAAAGGAGGAATCCACGCAAAATTCATTAGAGGAGACAAATG ACATCAAAAATGACCGACACATGTCCAAAAATGAGCAAGCATGTGATGGGACAGTTCCAGGTGTGCTGAGTGATGAATCATCTTTGGAAGTGGTTGTAAAGGTGGAAAAAGATGAGGATTATGATGACCCAATTCCTGTGTCCCTCACTGGAGAGGAGGAGCCTAACTCTGAAAGCTTTTCTCTGGCTCAGTCTCGATTACTTGAAGACTGGAGACCCCAGCCATTTCATTCAGAGAACTACCAGTCAGACCAGCCCTGCCAATCCAACTTTCCACTGG ACCAAGATTTTTTGTCATCTTCGACATCGGCCCAACACGTCCACTTTCCAAATCTCCACAAGAACCCTGAGAGGCGTCCATATAACTCCGGTCGAAACACACATCATTGCAGCTTATGCGGCCGAGGCTTCAACCGTAAACACCATCTTAAGATCCACCAGCGGATCCATACAGGGGAGAGGCCGTACGCCTGTTCTGTCTGCAGTGCCCGTTTCCGTCACGCGTTGACACTCACACGCCATTTCCGCCTCCACACCGGCGAGATGCCTTATGCTTGTGAACAGTGTGGAAAAACATTTAGAAATGGTGGTGGGTTGAGGTTCCATCAGTGTTCAAACCCATCAGCTGACTGA
- the LOC135748769 gene encoding insulin receptor substrate 1 → MENQAAMEPQSYEDVRKSGYLRKQKSMHRRFFVLRAASEQGPARLEYYENEKKFRSKSPVPKKAVNLDSCFNINKRADSKNKHMIVLYTRGESFAIAADTEEVQNEWYQAMLDLQCDCKTPDDCGSGGDGGLPSPGPAFKEVWQVKVWPKGLGQARNLVGIYRLCLTDKTVNFVKLNSDVAAVVLQLMNVRRCGHSENFFFIEVGRSAMTGPGEFWMQVEDSVVAQNMHETLLEAMKALSEEFRQRSKSQTVGVTCGGGTASNPISVPSRRHHPNLPPSQVGFSRRARTETPGVAHSTNTSPIPRHGFSRSRTASIGARTEDGGGRATALSTSPSLNGSSCSTTPTLRPKPTRAPTPAKITLSLARYTPNPAPSPAPSLSSSSGHGSECGLGGAAFGTVPICTYARIPQRVSMSGSPSDYGSSDEYGSSPGEHTLLAAGLSAALVEGGANYILMGHREGSHKRAHGRRILRRSSARECEAERRLLSKRASLPPASAQDRLVLRRREEEEEDEVEYAVMSRSASRESFTSRRGSGGSTTTSLVQDTSANKGVSTKGGPENPIESGYMSMLPGVTAPPASLSLSVSGSDAVSKGGDEYMAMTPNSSVSPPQHIQQPVNEGYMMMSPNSSCSPDLHGLSGCIWGSRGSMESRAGSDYMNMSPISARSACSTPPSHPEQQPLQPKMVYSYFSLPRSYKHTALSTHFEDNLDRACIGRGEAGRKIARGGYHCEGDTSVGSGVGGQLSLSSSSFSSSSASSESLEDRSLSLSVGGVGRANRSGTGHRVGGLHPKVSTQQHHQQRCGPGVHKQGHLQQRKDKSSSFVMDMSKANTLPRVRETLQPTASQNPGEYVSIAYQGEQGGHNRRSTVEPGNSMAQGHRRAFHRPQSCHGATANLPRSFSAPLATSISLSSEYVNMDIGNSHSSHTPLSSFKPAPKVREDLTRAPQMEQKVEIGLRKSSATTSVDVAAVPFTDYTEMKFGLGADTTLKSPKPGQTPQPSSMEQEHNMNFSSPKAFSNVDQGARVVRAESSARRRHRSETFMVPPTHPLSPSASPCPFPETPHGAPPRQQGLESNLWATGQPTSPQCASPGAAAVPTAQSSPLCLEQGLNYIDLDLVSRENSHTSVDGPSGPHSFFSPLVGGGLTGGLGGAGGNTTSGINTYASIDFIKSEEMRVHQNSRKDSKDC, encoded by the exons ATGGAGAACCAGGCGGCGATGGAGCCGCAGAGCTACGAGGACGTTCGGAAAAGCGGTTATCTCCGCAAGCAGAAATCTATGCACCGGCGCTTTTTCGTTCTCCGGGCTGCCTCGGAGCAGGGCCCAGCAAGACTTGAATATTACGAAAACGAGAAGAAATTCCGCAGCAAGTCACCGGTTCCAAAGAAAGCGGTTAACCTGGACTCTTGTTTCAACATCAACAAACGGGCAGATTCAAAGAACAAGCACATGATAGTGCTGTACACCCGCGGGGAGAGCTTTGCCATAGCCGCGGACACTGAGGAGGTCCAAAACGAATGGTACCAGGCCATGCTGGATCTACAATGTGACT GTAAAACTCCTGATGACTGTGGCAGTGGAGGAGATGGTGGACTTCCTTCCCCAGGCCCTGCCTTTAAAGAGGTCTGGCAGGTTAAAGTCTGGCCCAAAGGTTTGGGCCAGGCCAGAAATCTGGTTGGAATCTACCGACTTTGTTTGACAGACAAAACCGTCAATTTTGTCAAACTAAACTCTGATGTTGCAGCTGTGGTCCTCCAACTAATGAATGTGCGACGCTGTGGCCACTCAGAGAACTTCTTTTTCATTGAAGTGGGTCGTTCTGCAATGACAGGACCTGGAGAATTCTGGATGCAAGTTGAGGATTCAGTGGTGGCACAGAACATGCATGAGACCCTACTTGAGGCCATGAAAGCTCTAAGTGAAGAGTTTCGACAAAGAAGCAAATCCCAGACTGTTGGCGTTACTTGTGGAGGAGGAACTGCCTCTAACCCTATTAGTGTACCATCTAGACGACACCACCCAAATCTGCCACCCTCCCAGGTTGGTTTCTCCAGACGTGCTAGAACAGAAACCCCTGGAGTAGCTCATAGCACCAACACATCCCCAATTCCACGGCATGGATTCTCTAGGTCACGGACAGCCAGTATTGGGGCTCGAACAGAGGATGGAGGGGGCAGAGCAACAGCACTCAGCACAAGCCCAAGTCTTAATGGGTCATCATGCTCAACTACACCTACCCTGCGACCCAAACCCACACGAGCACCCACCCCGGCTAAAATAACTCTCAGCCTTGCTCGGTACACACCTAACCCTGCACCCTCTCCAGCCCCTAGCCTCTCATCTAGCTCTGGGCATGGATCAGAGTGTGGGTTAGGTGGAGCTGCCTTTGGGACTGTCCCAATCTGCACCTATGCTCGAATTCCCCAAAGAGTGTCCATGTCAGGATCTCCCAGTGATTATGGTTCTTCTGATGAATATGGCTCCAGCCCTGGTGAACACACACTGCTAGCTGCAGGGCTTTCTGCTGCTCTTGTTGAAGGTGGAGCTAATTATATCCTGATGGGACACCGAGAAGGTTCTCACAAACGTGCTCATGGACGCAGAATTCTTCGTCGGTCGTCTGCTCGTGAGTGCGAGGCTGAGCGCAGGCTGCTCAGCAAGCGTGCTTCCTTACCCCCTGCCTCTGCCCAGGACCGCTTGGTTCTGCGCCGTagagaggaggaagaggaggatgaAGTGGAGTATGCAGTGATGTCACGCAGTGCAAGTAGAGAATCTTTCACATCACGCCGAGGCTCAGGGGGTTCAACTACAACATCATTAGTGCAGGACACTTCAGCAAATAAAGGTGTTAGCACTAAAGGGGGACCTGAAAACCCAATTGAAAGTGGCTACATGTCTATGTTACCAGGTGTTACAGCTCCTCCTGCTTCATTGTCGCTATCCGTTTCTGGTTCAGATGCAGTGTCAAAGGGTGGCGATGAATACATGGCCATGACCCCCAACAGTAGTGTTTCACCCCCTCAGCACATTCAACAGCCAGTCAATGAGGGATATATGATGATGTCTCCAAACAGTAGTTGTTCACCTGATTTACATGGCCTTAGTGGATGCATTTGGGGTAGCAGAGGGAGCATGGAGAGTCGGGCAGGCAGTGACTATATGAACATGTCACCTATCAGTGCCAGATCAGCTTGCAGTACACCTCCATCACACCCAGAGCAGCAACCACTGCAGCCAAAGATGGTCTATTCTTATTTTTCTCTGCCACGTTCATACAAACATACCGCCCTTTCAACCCATTTTGAGGATAATCTAGACAGGGCTTGTATTGGTAGAGGTGAAGCTGGAAGAAAGATTGCACGTGGTGGTTACCATTGCGAAGGGGACACATCTGTGGGCTCAGGTGTTGGTGGTCAGCTCTCTCTGTCCTCATCCTCTTTCTCATCTAGTTCAGCTAGCAGTGAAAGCCTTGAAGATAGGTCATTATCTCTGTCTGTAGGTGGGGTGGGAAGAGCAAATAGGTCTGGCACAGGACACAGGGTGGGTGGACTTCACCCCAAGGTCTCTACCCAACAGCATCACCAGCAGAGATGTGGACCAGGTGTCCACAAACAGGGTCATTTACAGCAGAGGAAGGACAAGTCCTCAAGCTTCGTCATGGATATGTCCAAAGCCAACACGCTGCCAAGAGTCAGGGAGACATTGCAGCCAACTGCATCCCAGAATCCTGGAGAGTATGTAAGCATTGCCTATCAGGGTGAGCAAGGAGGCCATAACAGGAGGAGTACAGTTGAACCAGGGAACTCCATGGCACAAGGCCATCGAAGAGCTTTTCACCGACCACAGTCATGTCATGGTGCAACTGCCAACCTTCCACGGAGCTTCTCAGCACCCCTTGCCACCTCAATCTCTTTATCATCGGAATATGTGAACATGGACATAGGTAACTCACATTCTTCACACACTCCCTTGTCCTCTTTCAAACCTGCCCCCAAAGTCAGAGAGGATCTCACAAGAGCTCCTCAGATGGAGCAAAAAGTGGAAATAGGACTCAGGAAGAGCAGCGCTACCACATCTGTAGATGTTGCTGCTGTTCCTTTTACAGACTATACTGAGATGAAATTTGGATTAGGGGCAGATACAACATTAAAGTCCCCAAAACCTGGTCAAACGCCTCAGCCATCCTCCATGGAACAGGAACATAACATGAATTTCTCTTCACCCAAAGCTTTTTCAAACGTGGATCAGGGTGCTCGAGTAGTCAGGGCAGAATCATCAGCAAGAAGGCGGCACCGCTCAGAAACATTTATGGTGCCTCCAACTCATCCCCTGTCTCCCTCTGCTTCCCCTTGTCCTTTTCCTGAAACACCCCATGGTGCTCCACCAAGACAGCAAGGATTAGAGAGTAACCTCTGGGCCACTGGTCAGCCAACTTCCCCACAGTGTGCCAGCCCTGGAGCAGCAGCTGTGCCCACTGCCCAGAGTTCACCCTTATGCTTGGAGCAAGGCCTAAACTACATTGATTTGGACTTAGTCAGTAGGGAGAACTCTCATACCAGTGTAGATGGACCCTCTGGTCCTCACTCATTTTTCTCTCCTTTAGTAGGAGGAGGTTTGACTGGGGGATTGGGTGGGGCAGGAGGAAACACCACCTCCGGCATCAACACATATGCCAGCATTGATTTCATCAAGTCAGAAGAAATGAGAGTCCATCAGAACAGCAGGAAGGATAGTAAAG ATTGTTAA